The genomic DNA AAAAAAATATATGATAGCTCAAATAGTAATATAGAGCTTATATCAAAGGTTTATAATCACTTTAAAGCTAGAAAAGTAGAAAACTTTATAGGAACTATGATAAGCATGGTTAAACCAGGAATTTTTCAAGAACCTATGAATAATACACCTAAAACACACTTTAATGATTATGAGCAAAGACAATATGATTACACTGAACTTGAAAAAAAGCTTTTAGGTTGGGATAAAGAAGAGCTAGACAGAGTTGGAGAGAAATCTAAACAAAGCAAAATAGAAGCACTTTAACGACTACTAGATATAATGGACACCTTGTCAACTTCGTACCTACGTTGACCACTTCCATTACATCTAGTAGTATTATTCTTAATGATTACTTCTATTATACTTTTCTTATATGGCCCAGTACCAGCAAACGTGTTATGAAGTGCAAAGTAACTTCAGTAAATTGAATAAAATAAACGATCATTTAATTTACTGAAGATATAAGATATATACAATATAAATCTAATTATGCGTGACAATTAACATATAATAGTATCTACTTTGCCCCTGGTAACGCGTTTGCTGGTATTACTCCATGTTGGTATGTATCGGTAGTTAGGTTTACATAAATTGCATATTACATAATGTAAATTATGTAAACTAATAATATGTAAACAAATGCACAGACCACATTTATAACATAGAGATGGTTTGTGCATTCAAATTTTATTAATTTTAAAAAATTACCTTTTTACCTCTTGTTTAATCTTCTTCTAAGCAGCTTTCATCAATATCATTTATATTTCCATTGAAACTAGCATCAAATATATGAGAAGAAGTATTATCAATTTCTTCTGCAGTAGGGACATATGCATTTGGTAATTCCTGACGCATTATTTCAACAACTAAATTTCTCAAATCAGCATTATTCTTACCATACTTTTCGTAAAATCTAACAGCTTCGCACATGTAATCTGTAGTTACAAAATCTTTATTTTCTTTTTTCTTTGCTGCAATTATTTCTTTTACATCATTATTACGCTTTGAAAATGTAAATGTAAAAGAACCTTCTCTTTTGGCCATTAAATCACGCCCTTAAATAGCTTTTCCATATTTTTTTACTGCTATTTTAAATAAACCTTCTACAGTAGTAAATTGTGAATTAGTTGCTATCATGCTATTTGGAAGTTTATCTGTTATTTCATCTGTTAAATGTTGTGTGGTACCACCAACACATATAACTGTATCTAAATCTCTAAGAGAAATTCCATGTCTTGCTATTTGTTCACATGCTTCATCAAAGAATCTAATTTTAGCTTTCTTTATATATTCTACTGTAGTTTCATCTTTTTTACCAAAATCTAAACCATATCCACGATCTAAAGCTTCTTCAGCAACATTAACATTAACTCTATTCCCCTTTTTGTTATGATCTGTTAATGCATCTGATACATAGTTTATCAATTGTACAGCTCCAAGGAAATCTTCAGCAAACCTATCCTTTTGTGGATTTGCACAAGAACCATCTGTGAATAGTGTAAATGTCATATTTTGTCCTCCAAAATCTATTACTCCAACTTTTTTATCAGTAAATAGTTCAGGAGTAAGATAACGTACTCCGCTGCCTTCTGCTTTAAGCATTATCTCTGCAATTTCAAATTCAAAATCATTATCATCTACATTTATTTTAATTACTCCATCACCTTTAATAAAACTTTTATAACTCTGTTTAGCATCTTCATTTGAAAGAACAGTAATAGGACAAGCTAACACAAGATATACCTTATTGTCCTTGGTTCCAGGTTGTAAATATTGAGTTATTGAAACATAAGAGCATATTTTATGTAATAGATTCTCTTTAGAAGTCTCAAAATTCTTTCTTTCTCCACCTTGTTTTCCTACAATATATTCTCCTTCATCAAATACTACTTTATGAGAATCATCACCTTCTACGTCAATATATCCATCTGTAAGATCATACATTCTTGATAAAAAATGTTTTGGTTTAGCTCCATCTAACTTTAAATTATTACCTAAGACAACCCCCATAACTTTCGTTGTATCTTTACCTGGATCAAGTGATATTACTACCGAACTCATATATAATTCCTCCTAAATTAAAATTTACTCTGTATGTCTATTGTATGTCTAAATAGACATACAGTCAATAGATTTTATAAATTTTTT from Clostridium pasteurianum BC1 includes the following:
- a CDS encoding ParM/StbA family protein; this translates as MSSVVISLDPGKDTTKVMGVVLGNNLKLDGAKPKHFLSRMYDLTDGYIDVEGDDSHKVVFDEGEYIVGKQGGERKNFETSKENLLHKICSYVSITQYLQPGTKDNKVYLVLACPITVLSNEDAKQSYKSFIKGDGVIKINVDDNDFEFEIAEIMLKAEGSGVRYLTPELFTDKKVGVIDFGGQNMTFTLFTDGSCANPQKDRFAEDFLGAVQLINYVSDALTDHNKKGNRVNVNVAEEALDRGYGLDFGKKDETTVEYIKKAKIRFFDEACEQIARHGISLRDLDTVICVGGTTQHLTDEITDKLPNSMIATNSQFTTVEGLFKIAVKKYGKAI